The following DNA comes from Candidatus Neomarinimicrobiota bacterium.
CCCTTATTTTTGGCTAAAAAGGAATCTAACGTTAATCTAAGGTTATGGGATCTCGGTTTCGGGAATCGGGAAATTGATTACCATTTCATCACCAGCGCGGTCAATAGGTAAATCAGCCGTTTTGCCGTATCGCCTCATGTCGATCCACCTGTGTCCTTCGAGGAAGAGCGAGTAGCGTTTTTCATGAAGCAGTATGTCAAGAGCGTTAGTTGCATCGAGAGTAGGTGAGTCAGCCAAACCAGCTGCTGCTCTAATTACGTTTATATCTAACTCTGCGGCTGGGTAGTTACCAAGTCCGATATTTGCTTCTGCCCGTAGAAGAATCAACTCCTCATTCCTTATTATGGATACAGGATCGATAGAGCTTGAAAAAACTGTTATACCTAAGTCGGTAGACAGGTTGTCAAAAGTTGCCGATGTCGGACGCTTAATGACCTTGGCGGCGAATCGGGAGTCGCCCGATTCAGCATCCGTTTCAAAAGTGGGATGTCCCATAAGCTTAATTACGTCAGCGGTGGGTGATTCGAACATATTATTGCTCAGATCTCCAAGACCGGAGCCGTATACATGATATACACCAAGATTTAAATCCCCGGTTTCATCTATGAACGAATTTTCAAGGGCTGTCAAAGCGGTGGCATATTCTCCCATATAAACTGCAACTCTTGCTCGAAGTGCTCTGTTGAATTGAGCAAATGTGGCGGGAGCATCGAACCCCTCAAATCCGCTCGACAGTTCAAAGATAAAAGCATCTCCGCCGTTTCCCAGATCAGTGTCAGCTTCGTCCAATAAGTTCGTTATAGCTGTAAAAGACTCTGATTTAGAATTAATCGGCGTGAGTTCACCCGAAAAGTCGAGTTGAATTCCGTTCTCGTTATGCAAGTTCAGAGTCAATAACAATTGATACGCCTGGATAGTCTTAGCGAAGCCTTCTAATCCTGCTTTTTCGTCAGCGAGATCTGCTCCAATAAGCTGAGGCGCCTTGATTTTTAGAAGAGTTTCCGTGTTACTGATAACATTGTATCGTGATATCCATGGCCTGGTAACAAGGAAACCGCCCGGATCAAGCCTGTTATTCATAAGTTCACCGGTATATCTCGGATCGGCAGGTTCAAAGTAATATGCCTCTCTTCCGATAATAGACACATCACGCAAATAGATCCATAGCTCAACTCTCATTCCCGCTTCAGCACCTGTAACAAAGTTCTGAAGGGGAATATCTTCGGCGATTTCGATAGTAGGCGCGTTCGGATTGTCAAAACCAAGTTCACCACAACCTATAAATGCTATCGCGGTTAAAATAATCAATATGGGTTTAAAACTCATAACATCCATCCTCTTAAAATTATTAAATATTTTATTGGTAAATTTCATAGTTCTCTCCACCTGTTACATTCCGAATGAAACGTTAAAGAAGAAACTTTTCGCAGATGGATATGGTATTGTATCTACAGACCGTCCGATAGCCAGGTTACCAAACTGACTTACTTCGGGATCGTACCCAAGATAGTCTGTAAACATGAGTAGATTTCTGCCGGAAATTCCAATTCGCAAATAAGTCAATCTACCTCCGAACCATCCCTGAACGGTCTGTTCACTAAAGTTATAAGAGAGGTTCAGTTCTCTCAATTTCCAATATGAACCGTCTTCGATGTATGGAGCCGTTTGAACTCCGAGAACCGTAAGACGTCCGACTCCGTTGATTAAATCGACCTTAGGAGTGTTCGGATCATTATCATCATCATATTTTCCGACAGTTTCGTAATCACCGGACGTACCGCCAAGATCGGTAAGAAGTTTACCGAGGTTTATGACATCGCCACCCTTCTTCCAATCCCAGAGGAATCCGAGATTGAAATTGCCGAACCTGAGGCTGTTATTGAAAGACATCTGGAAGTCAGGGGTTTCGTCACCGAGTTCGAGATGATTGCCGTCGGCATCCGTCTCCGAACCGACTATTCTCGTTGGAGAAACACCCTCTTCAATCCGGTAAGTGCCTAAGAAGGTAGCAAATCCACCTGTATTGTAGGGAACGACATCTAATTTGGTAATCTCCGACCTGGTCCGGTAAAAATTAATGCGCGACAGCCAATTGGTATTTCGGCTGCGGATTAAATTAAGACCGAGTGAAAGTTCGATACCCGATGTTTTCATCTCACCACCATTTACGATTTCGAATTGATATCCGCTGGAAGCCGGAAAGCCAGCAGTC
Coding sequences within:
- a CDS encoding RagB/SusD family nutrient uptake outer membrane protein produces the protein MSFKPILIILTAIAFIGCGELGFDNPNAPTIEIAEDIPLQNFVTGAEAGMRVELWIYLRDVSIIGREAYYFEPADPRYTGELMNNRLDPGGFLVTRPWISRYNVISNTETLLKIKAPQLIGADLADEKAGLEGFAKTIQAYQLLLTLNLHNENGIQLDFSGELTPINSKSESFTAITNLLDEADTDLGNGGDAFIFELSSGFEGFDAPATFAQFNRALRARVAVYMGEYATALTALENSFIDETGDLNLGVYHVYGSGLGDLSNNMFESPTADVIKLMGHPTFETDAESGDSRFAAKVIKRPTSATFDNLSTDLGITVFSSSIDPVSIIRNEELILLRAEANIGLGNYPAAELDINVIRAAAGLADSPTLDATNALDILLHEKRYSLFLEGHRWIDMRRYGKTADLPIDRAGDEMVINFPIPETEIP
- a CDS encoding TonB-dependent receptor codes for the protein IKPERTREIELGLDWTGLDEKATLDATYFTQNITDLLLTAGFPASSGYQFEIVNGGEMKTSGIELSLGLNLIRSRNTNWLSRINFYRTRSEITKLDVVPYNTGGFATFLGTYRIEEGVSPTRIVGSETDADGNHLELGDETPDFQMSFNNSLRFGNFNLGFLWDWKKGGDVINLGKLLTDLGGTSGDYETVGKYDDDNDPNTPKVDLINGVGRLTVLGVQTAPYIEDGSYWKLRELNLSYNFSEQTVQGWFGGRLTYLRIGISGRNLLMFTDYLGYDPEVSQFGNLAIGRSVDTIPYPSAKSFFFNVSFGM